A single window of Balaenoptera acutorostrata chromosome X, mBalAcu1.1, whole genome shotgun sequence DNA harbors:
- the LOC130706540 gene encoding uncharacterized protein LOC130706540, translated as MAAAAERPPLIGPWPGAWQQGICEDCRRVRVKRKGGEKDGCDCHTPKRAEPQSLRLEAASQPGRHLSVGNRTSDQVQRRLARPPQAALYNCSLSLPAPPIRLAWSRLHLLSLPVCWGETLPVAHLRSHPLPSNSPQFSLYIRALSPGWKPHGPWAHSWSEKVWISYRRHPRGERGSGAERRWLSSPNPASADARVSGEPRQVPREPGARRVWESGPAAGRGAEEGGRRGSLACPFAGRGPERRAGDVAAADLPGAQCPF; from the exons ATGGCAGCCGCGGCCGAGCGGCCGCCGCTGATTGGGCCGTGGCCGGGAGCCTGGCAG CAGGGCATTTGCGAAGACTGTAGGAGAGTGAGAGTGAAAAGAAAAGGCGGAGAGAAAGATGGCTGTGATTGTCACACCCCGAAGAGAGCCGAGCCCCAAAGTCTGCGCCTTGAGGCAGCCTCACAGCCTGGCCGCCATCTCTCTGTAGGAAACCGAACATCTGATCAAGTTCAGAGGCGCTTGGCGAGACCGCCTCAAGCAGCGCTTTATAACTGCAGCCTTTCACTTCCTGCCCCCCCAATCCGCCTGGCCTGGTCAAGACTTCACCTTCTTTCTTTGCCAGTTTGCTGGGGGGAAACCCTGCCGGTAGCGCACTTACGTAGTCACCCCCTCCCTTCAAACTCGCCCCAATTCTCCCTCTACATCAGAGCTCTCTCCCCAGGTTGGAAG CCGCACGGACCCTGGGCGCACAGCTGGTCTGAAAAAGTTTGGATTTCCTACCGGCGCCATCCCCGAGGAGAGCGGGGCTCGGGGGCGGAGAGGAGGTGGCTCTCGAGCCCTAACCCGGCCAGCGCTGATGCGAGGGTTTCCGGGGAGCCCCGCCAGGTACCCCGAGAACCAGGGGCCCGGCGCGTTTGGGAGTCCGGGCCGGCAGCGGGGCGAGGAGCCGAGGAAGGAGGGCGCCGAGGGAGCCTCGCCTGCCCCTTTGCGGGGAGGGGTCCCGAGCGCAGGGCAGGGGATGTCGCCGCCGCTGACCTACCCGGTGCCCAGTGTCCGTTTTGA